The sequence below is a genomic window from Pithys albifrons albifrons isolate INPA30051 chromosome 21, PitAlb_v1, whole genome shotgun sequence.
GTTAAGTTTACAATGCAGTGATTTTCTCAGATGgtttgaataatttttattttcattattatacAGCAATTACAGTATAAAAGCCTGAGCAGAGCTTTTATACTGGACAATGAGGGATAAACTCTGGCTCTGTGAGCCTTTGCCTTTACCCTCAATATTCAGGAACACCATCTGTGCCCACGAAAAGGACCACATTTTACAAGCATTTCCCCCAAACTGTTAATCTACCACCTGCAAAACATGAAAGTGTATTAACAACAGGACAAAATTTAGGAATTTAAAGCTTCACTGTCAAACTCAGCACGACAAAAGCAAGCACTGTAAATGTTAACACAGCCAAAAAAAAGTGATGCACCACCCCCTTTGCTGAGCACATTGCCACAGGTTTGACTGTCAACAGAGAGGATTTAAAGAGAAGAAACCTGCCAAGCACACGTTTCACTTGCATGGGTTTACATTCTGTTGTACTTCTATCTCCTACCAGCCTGATCTTGCTCTCCGTACCACGTGTTCCAAGTCCCCACCAGTGCACATGGGTAGTGTTTTTCTTCATGAATCTTTGGCAGCACCTCTTGACTTGAAAACAAGGAATACAGACACTGTGTTGCATTGCCTTCAGCGAGGCTACAGTTGATATGTATAACAAAGCACCACACGTTCACCATTAGGTATGAAAATTCACAAGCTGAAACACCCAAATCTGCTCTGCAGGGGGAGAGTTGctccagcaccaggaaaaaCTGAGGTAAGTGTTGCCATTAGGCTGTGTGACAAATACAAAGCATGGGGGGGTTCTTCTGATGCAATAAATTATGTCTAGCACCTAAAAGGTTAAATGCCAcattaggaaaataaatatcaGGGTGTCTCACTTACAGCAAGTGCAGCTCAACTCCAGGGGTGATTTGCTGGAGGAAAAGCTTTGCTTTATCAAGGGAGGGAGAATGCACAAAAATAGGACAGCAGAGTCTCCTGTACCAGTGACAATGCAATTAATTGCTGAGCTGAATGAATAAAAATGAGTATTTGGATAGATGAAATGTTACTCACAGCCTTATGGCTTTTTACCATTCCAGAAAGTGGAAAGTTTGAGGCAACTTACCCACTGCTGCATACAGTGAAACTGCCTTGAAAATACCTCTGACAGAAAATTTCTCTTTGACTATTTCTAATATTTCTAACAATTTTTCCCACACTTTGGAAGTGTCCTCCATCAGCATAAAGAAATTAAGTTTTCCTGATTGCTGACTCAGCCCCAAGTCAGCCTCCACCTCACTGTGCTTTGATGAGTAAGTCAATTAGTCTGGTTGAACTTTGccttttgtatttttccctGAGTAATTCCCCTTCTTACTCAGTTTGGCTCAAAGGCAACGAGTCTCTGCACAGtatcaaataataaaaaggaggctgggctgggagtcATTAGACAGGAGTTTTCCTCTTGATTCTGCCACTGACTTTGCAGACAACCTTGAGCAAATCTCATTACTGATCTGTACTTCCAAGATTTCTCACTCCACAGTGTAAATAATATGATCAAATGAGTTTCCAAGGACATTTTCAAGGATGTTTGACCATCAGTTCATTTTTGCAGAGCATCATGAGATCCTAGAAAGGCAGCTTTGAACAGGAATGGGAAATTATTACATAACCTTATAATTTATTGTTgcaaattagagaaaaaaaatgcccaCAAAATACCTTAGGAACACCATCTTTTTGATTTTTAGAAATAACTGTCCCTAATTCTTCAGAAAGGGTCCTTAAACCACAGTGATTCAGGAAGCACTCTTGTAATTGTCCTCAttacattatttctttattagTACATGATGATTAATGCTTATTCTGATTTGATACAGAATGAACCTGCTCATCTTTTATttagggagaggaggagggaagttCAGAGAGGCTTAGTCTTGTTTATTACTCCATTCAAGTCTTCTCCTTCCCTGAAATACTTAAATCTGCTTTGGAAAGAATAAATCTGACCACATATTTCATCTGACTGCTGCCAGCAgcttctttctttgctgttgtCCCTTTCCTTGAAAACAGAAACCTCTGCCTTTTAGGCAGCTCATGAAATGATCCAGAGAAGTGGTTCCCTTCTTGTATAATTGGACATGTTTCTATTAAGCTTTTAAACAGAAAGCTGGTTGAATGCTAATTGTCCTTCACTGTGCAGTTATGTTCAAcaaaagaaagctaaaaataCCTTGCTTGAATGTTATTCTGGTGGATTTCTGTGTTTgtacagaaaggaaaactgttCTGGGTCCTCCAGCCCCATTTCAAAGCTGAACACATGAAGGTGACAGATGATCTCCTGAATGTGCAGCCAACCAGTAGCAGTGGAGGGATGAACTGGGAGTTGGGAacttcttcccctccctccagcccagctggtgcTCCCCAACACACCACACTTACAAATCTGGTCACAGTGGGGTTTTCATTGTGCTGGGAATGTTTTATTTAACTGACAAGTCAAGCCCTGGTGAGTGTGAGGCTCACTACAATCCCAAATTTAAACAAACAGTTCTTTAAGGCAGCTGTTCTGGCTCCAAAAGGTGGTTATGGAGGCAGAAGTGGGACTGATATTGCTGCAGTTTCATCCTTAaagcagtaaattaaaaatgtgattaaCTAATACATCTATAAAGCTGTAGCTTTTTGGAAAAGCTATAAGAGCTCCCTTTGGAAGGAATCACCCCAATGCCAGATTCTATCCAGAGGTTTGTGTGACTCTTTAAGGGCAGATCTCAGTAACAGGAAAAGGATAGAGATGAGCTGAGAGAAAACCAACCCAGTGGTTTTTAACATCTCCTCCAAGTTACATTTCAGTTTAACTCTGGTGTGTAGTTTTCCTGACAGGGGatctctccctttcctccctgtgTGCAGACAATAACCACTCTGAACACATTCCTGCCTGGAAGCTGCACTGGGACAGGCCAGCATTCCATCCTTACCTGCAGGGATCAGGAATTCTGAGACtaagggaagggagaagagctGTTCCAACAAATGTCACCCAAGTTCTCACAGCAGGGATCATCCTAAACTGCATTTTAGGAAAACTCCTccaagaggggaagggagggctgaACTGAGCAAAGCATCTTTTGCCATCTCTTTCCAAGAATAATATTAACACCAAATCctaaaaaggcagattttttcCACCTCCCCTCTAGATAATTATGATCTCTGCCAATTTTCAGAGCAGCTTGTGACCAAATCAACATGTCTAAAATGTGAAAACAGAGCACACACACTTACCAAAGCTTGTTGTAGGCATCCAGACATTCTGGTTTGACATTGTGAACTGCAAAGACAACAGGAGGTGAGACACAGGGGAACAGAGGAAAGAACTGGAGATATCAAGTCCCAAATTCCCACTCACACTGCAGTTTGTACAGGCTGCTGGTCTCTCTCTTGGCCAGGAGGTTGGAGTGGGCATCTTTCCTTGGGTCCACCTTGCGGACAAAGAGGGATTTTAACCAGCTGTCCTCTCCAGGTCTGTGGGCTGAGGATCCCAGgcccctgcacagggacaaGCAGCTTTTACTGGCACTGACAGTGGCTTGACAGTCCCAccacaaagggaaaacaggcaCAAGGAAGTTGGATGCAAACAGTATCACAACACACAGTTAGATGTATCTATTTACTAAAaattccctgttttttttttctagttcatTCCCCACTGAGATTTACCCTCTCCCAACCCAGTTCACCAGCTACACACTATCCATGTTTAttagggcagggcagggcagggcagggcagggcagggcagggcagggcagggcagggcagggcagggcagggcagggcagggcagggcagggcagggcagggcagggcagggcagggcagggcagggcagggcagggcagggcagggcagggcagggcagggcagggcagggcagggcagggcagggcagggcagggcagggcagggcagggcagggcagggaagggaagggaagggaagggaagggaagggaagggaagggaagggaagggaagggaagggaagggaagggaagggaagggaagggaagggaagggaagggaagggaagggaagggaagggaagggaagggaagggaagggaagggaagggaagggaagggaagggaagggaagggaagggaagggaagggaagggaagggaagggaagggaagggaagggaagggaagggaagggaagggaagggaagggaagggaagggaagggaagggaagggaagggaagggaagggaagggaagggaagggaagggaagggaagggaagggaagggaagggaagggaagggaagggaagggaagggaagggaagggaagggaagggaagggaagggaagggaagggaagggaagggaagggaagggaagggaggggaagggaagggaaaggaagggaaaggaaaggaagggaaaggaaaggaagggaaaggaagggaaaggaagggatgGCTGGTTTTGCTGCCTGTTTATCTCCTCTTTAATCCTTTTTTAGCTCAGGGCTGGGTCTGTCCCAATGCACAGACAGGAgtgaaaaagagcaaaaaagatGCATGAGGAAAACTGTGTACAGTGTAGATAGGAAAGGAACTGCCACATGTTCCTGTGTTGCTTAAACACAGCTctacaaaaggaaaaggtaaaTGACACGTCtttcaagcaaaaaaaaatagcatgaaagtctaatttgggaaaaaaatacaagtggCAGGAAACAAACAGCCTGTAAATGCTTCAATTGCAGATTCTGGTTGAGGTACCAGATCCACACTCTTTGTACAACATTCACATTTCCCTCTCTTTGAAACAGAAgaattttgctgtcttttttaaaatctgttttctttattcagTTTCTGCAAGtgttctttcaaaataatatcACCTCCCTTTACACCACAGAGCACATAAAACAACTGataactgtaatttttttaaatgatgtgTTGAAGGAattattcttctcttttccatctcAGGAGCCCTCAAACAGCAGAGATTGTGCAGAAGAACAAGAAATCTGAGACATTTAACTGATTCTCTGCAATGTCTAACAGGGGACCCCAAACtcaaatgtttgttttctccatCTCACAAAATCacttcattttgccttttttttgacAGCCTCATACTATGAAGAAAACTAATTCTACCTCAATCTTCTCCTGAAAtactgaagtatttttctgACATACTAAAAAGGTGGTATTTATACCacatctatttatttataaactGGAAATTTAAACCTTTTTCTGCCTCAGGTGCCAACTTTTCACCCTTAATTACTGACTGGGAGATCCAGAAGAACAGCAACCAACCTCCAACTCAAAGCTGTTTTCAAGATACCAAAAGTTTGTGACAATccttcatattaaaaaaaaaacagggagtaaaaaaaatctcaatttcctttgggaaaaatATCCTCATGGAGATGCCTGTCTGTGTTGCACAAAGCAGTTCACACTGGAAATGTGTGACAACAATCAACCTTTTAATCCCAGTTTCTCAAAAGAACACAATGAAGTGGAAGCAGGATGGAGGAAAAGCCTTTCCtaggagagaaacaaaaaccacagaAGAAGAGGTacagatcatagaatggattgggctggaaaagacctctgagatcatcaagtccaacccttgatccaaccccactgtgatcaccagcccagggcacagagtgccctgggctggtgatcacagtggggttggatcaagacaggGTAGATTCTCcttcagtgtcacatccagagaatcacagaatggattgggttggatcacagtagggttggatcaagacaggGTAGATTCTCCTTCAGTGCAACATCCATAGAATGACacaatggattgggttggatcACAGtaaggttggatcaagacagggtggattctccctcagtgccacattcatggaatcacacaatagattgggttggaaaagacctccgagatcatcaagtccaacccttggtccaactccagtccctttaccagatcatggcactcagtgccacggccaagctcagtttagaaacctccagggatggggaatccaccccctctctgggcagcccattccaatgcctgagcactctctctgcaaagaatttccttctgctctccaacttcaatttcccctggcagagcttgagcccatcgtgcccccttgtcctattgctgagtgcctgggagaagagatgaCCCTTCAGTGTTAAGAAGGAATTTTTTGGTGTATTTGTTGAAAATGGTGCCTTGCTTGGCCCTGGGCAAACACACAAACATGTGGCTGTGCTGACAGCCAAGCAGCTATTCCTGAGTGCAGGCATTTAAAGGGCATTCCACGATAAGCTGTTGCTGGAGAGGCTGGAATGAGCTCCCTCCCATCTCCAGGCACAGGTGACTGCAGTTGTCACATCAAGTGCCACAGCAACACAAGCTGGCCCAGAGCACAAGGAGAAAACCCCACCTAAGAAATCCAAGTTGTTTTAAAAAGCTCCCTTAAAGTAAACACTGAATGCTCAGTGGGCACCAAACAGACAGAACTCAATTCCAGTCCTGCAACACTCAGTTTTCATCTCAGACCTGTAAACCATCATCATTTCCTCCCCTTTATTCAACAGAATTAGCAAACCAATAAATAATAACCCTCTCCTGAGGATCATTGTTGGAAGCAAACTTTAAGAGATAATAATCACAATGTTTTTCTGTGAAGCAGCTTTATCAGGAGTAAGAGTAAGCTGGAGTTAAGGGATaacattaaaaagcaaaaaaaaaaatctctttcttgaactgaggggcccagaactgaacacaacactcaaggtgtggcctcaccaacacagaagGGTGGATGGTGGGCAGGggtgcaggagctgcatccTGGCACgctgctggctgtgccccctgtTGCTGGGAGGAGTTGGGATACAGAGCAGTGACACaacccagccctggaggggtGTGGAGAATCCTGACATTGCAGCTCCATCCAGGACTGTGCAGGGCACTGAGCACCCCGAAACTGGGGGGTAGGTGATTGTGGGGTGCCCGTACCCCCACCCtggcctgtgcagggcaggggggaccGTGCATGGGTGGGGGGACTGTGCAGGACGGGGTGTTCaagcaggggaaaggaggggatggggtgtcagtgcaggggaagggcacTCGTGCAAGGATGAAGTGTCTGTGTAGGGGTGAGGTGTCCATGAAGGGgttgggtgtctgtgcaggagTCAAGTGTCGGTGCAAAGGTGGAGTGTCAGTTCAGGGCTGGGGTGTCCGTGCATGGGTGAGGTGTTTGTGCAGAGatggggtgtctggggaggcTTAAAGGGTCGGCTCAAGGCTGGGGTGTCCATGCAGAGAAGGGATGATGTCCGTGCAGGGCCGGGGGTGTCCATGTGGAAGAGGATATCAGTGCGGGGTTGAGGGGTGTCCGTGCAGAAGAGAGGGATGTCCGAGCAGGGGCGGAGGTGTCCGTGCAGGGCCGGGGGGTGCCGGTGCAGAGAAGGGATGATGTCCGTGCAAAAGAGGGATGTCCGAGCAGGGCGGGGAGGTGTCCGAGCAGAGGAGGGATGATGTCCGTGCAAAAGAGGGATGTCCGAGCAGGACCGGGGGGTGCCGGTGCAGAGAAGGGATGATGTCCGTGCAAAAGAGGGATGTCCGagcagggccgggaggtgtcCGTGCAGAGGAGGGATGATGTCCGAGCAGAGGAGGGATGTCCGagcagggccgggaggtgtcCGTGCAGAGGAGGGATGATGTCCGTGCAGGGCCGGGGGTGCCGGTGCACCCTGAGCCCAGTGGGTCAGGGGCACGGCCAATCCTCCCACCCAGGGGCGGACTcgcaggagggaaggaaggggccGGCCTTGCGGCCCGTGACCTTGAGGGACACCCCGGCGGGGCGCACTCCCCGCCCCAGGCCCTGCCGCTGCCCCGCGCCCGGGGCGCCATTTCCAGTCGGAGAAGAGGAGCGGCGCGCGGGGAGGCAGCTCCGTGCGGGCGGCCCCACCCGGCCCGGCCTCCCGCGGGGGCCCCGACCCGCCCGCTCGCCCCGTCGGGGCTCACCTGAGGGCCAGgcgcggccccgcgcccgctCCCGCCGCGCTCCGCCGCAGCAGCACCCGCGCCGCCATCTTGTCCGGCGCCTCCCTGCGGGCCGGGGGCTGCGGCCACGCCCCCCGCGGGCACGCGCCTGTGCGCACGCGCGGTCTGCGGCCCCTGCCCTGGTCTGGGGGGGTCCCAGACCCTGTTTGGGGTGCCCGTCCTGGTTTGGGGGTCCCCGACCCTGTTTGGGGGAGCCGTCCTGGTTTGGGGAACCCCAGACCCTGTTTGGGGGTCCCGCCCTGGTTTGGGGGTCCCCAGACCCTGTTTGGGGGACACGTCCTGGTTTGGGGGGGCTGTCATGGTTTGTGGGGACCCCAGACCCTGTTTGGGGGTCCCGTCCTGGTTTGGGGGATACCAGACCCTGTTTGGGGGTCCCGTCCTGGTTTGGGGGATACCAGACCCTGTTTGGGGGACCCGCCCTGGTTTGGGGGACCCTGACCCCGCCTGGGGGAGTCCAGACCCGGTCTGAGGGTTCTGCCCTAGTTTGGGGGAGCCCAGACTCTGAGGGTCCCATCCTAGTTTGCGGGGATCCCAGACCCTGTTTGGGGGTCCcgtcctggttttggggggacCTCGACCCTGGTTTGGGGGGTACTCAGACCCTGTTTGGGGGTCCCATCCTGCTCCGGCAGGGACCCCAGGCTCTGTCTGAGGAAATCCCAGGCCCCTGTTTTGGGGGGACCCCAGCCCAGGTTCAGGTGGGGATCTAGACTAGTTTGGGGTGCTTTTGGGGGGTCTCACAAGTCCCTATTTAGGGGACCCCAGCCCTGGTTTGGGGGGACCTATCCCCATTTTTGGGGGGACCCCGAGCCCTCAGTTTGGGGTTTCACCTCAAAGCCCCTGAAAACAAGCCCAGCTGTTTTTCCAGTCATGTAAAACCTTGTTCCTGTTCTACATTCTCCCCCAAAATGCAGTTGAGGGGGTTTTTCTCCACTCAGAGATAGTTTGGTTGAACAGGTGGCAAGTGCTGGCATGGAATCCTTAATTTCAAGTTACTTAAGGATAAACTGATAATTATGCTTACACTTAAAGGGCAGTTCTAAAAGCAACAGGTcaataaacacagaaaacaagtcAATGACTAATCCTTATCCTTCCACAGAGCACCTACAAGGTTTCCATCACCTCCCTGCAGACCTTCCCTTGCCATTTTATGATTTCTCCATCAGCATTCCATGAGAGCAATCCCAAAAATAACAGCTGCCATGTGCTTGAACATCACTAAAGTGCAATTGTTCTGGTGCCTCTTTAAATCATTTTAACCTACCAATTGCCATCACTCTATTAAATAACAGTCTGAAATGTGATTTTGTTTTAGTCACATTTTCATCTGGTGAGTTCTccagcagccctcccagcctgtaCACTGGAAAAAATTATAACCTTTTgggatagaatcatagaaacatagaatggattgggttggaaaagacctccaagatcatcaagtccaacccttggtccaactccagtccctttaccagatcatggcactcagtgccacggccaagctcaggttaaaaacctccagggatggggaatccaccccctctctgggcagcccattccaatccctgagcactctctctgcaaagaatttctttctgctctccaacttcaatttcccctggcagagcttgagcccatcgtgcccccttgtcctattgctgagtgcctgggagaagagaccaacccccacctggccagaacttcccttcaggcagttccagacagtgctgaggtcacctctgagcctcctcttctccaggctgaacacccccagctccctcagcctctccccacagcacttgtgctccagtcccttctccagccttgttgctcttctcatttgggttggaagagacctctgagatcatcgagtccaatccttgatccaaccccactgtgaccaccagcccagggcacagagtggtcacagtagggttggatcaagatgtggtggattctccatccctggaggtgtttcagaggacactcagtgccacatccagtcccttctccagcctcgttgctcttctctggccccactccagcccctcaatctctttcctcaactgaggggcccagaactgaacacaacactcaaggtgtggcctccccaaggcagagtccaggggaagggtcactgccctgggcctgctggccacgctagtttggatccaggccaggatccccttggccttcttggccacctgggcacactggtggcttctgttgagcttcctgtccctcagtccccgcaggtccctctgcctggctgctctccagccactctgtgcccagcctggggcgctgcagggggttgttgtggccaaagggcaggacctgcacttggctttattgaacttcatcccactggaatcagcccatctctccagtctctccagatccctctgcagagccctcctgccttccctgcaggTCGATGAATCAATGTTAGAAAAAATATGGCATTTTTCACAGCTACTCAAGAGGAATCACAGGAAATAACAGTATTTACTTCCCTAACTAGATGTAGATGCAACTCAGTAACAGTAAACTTCTCCTATTTCTTCTAAATATTATGTCTAGTTATTAAAACTCTCAAATCCCATTTACTGAGGGTCCTGTTCCTTTACTGCCTGCTTAGATACAACTTCAGTGCAtttcccacagcccagggccaTGCTCTCTCCTGGATCTGATCTCTCCCAATCTCTGCTTGGATGAAGTTTCATGTTTTACATTCACCTGGGCAGGAGTCAAAGCCCAGGTTTCCTTCCCTTTGCCAGATACAGTTACAGAGTAAACACACAAACCTAAACCTCTGCAAAACAAATCAACAAGAACTACCCACAGCCATCTAATTAAGGCACCTCCTCAAACTCAGAGACATTTCACATTATTTTACACAGAGACATTTCAACCAAGGTGTCCTGACATCCCATCTCTCTGCCCTGAACACACAGGacagcaaagaagaaaagcattcaaagagcagcattttttttgtttgaagcaCTGAAGGAATTTTAAAGATCTCATTCTTCCTGTCCCAAATAATTTGCTGAGTTCAATCAGGGTTTGTTAATAGTTTGTGGGCAGCCAAAACTGACTTTGTGCAGGTGCAGGAAGCTGAAGGGCAAAGGATTTACACAGTGGAAGGGAACACAACTGATAAGTACTAATGCAAGATGGCTCAGTTCcttaaataacattattttagGTCAGAACAACTCTGTTCAGACACACCTTTTTCAGCTTCTGATCTTAAACAAAGACCAatgacacacacagacacttccAAAAGGTTTCTCACAACTTTCATGGCCCACACTGCTCTCTCAAACTGCTGTTTTTTGATCCAAATGAGAAGTCAGGACCACAAGGCTTGGGTTGCTTCATGTCCTGGAAGGCAAGACAAgatcccagagctgcaccagGATAAAGggataatttataatttatcaTTAACTGCTATGGCCTCCAGCTCCACATTAAAGCATGCAGCCAATCAGCACCTGCATCTTcccaaaatgtgttttaattagCTGTTCTGATGAGACTAAAACTAACCATctttacttttacttttttgGGTTTGTATTCTCATCAGCTTCTCTGTCCTGCTGGCAGATCAGAGAGATCCAGCCCTACCAGCACTGAACAATCCCCTTGGATGAGTTACAAAGCCACCCATTCTAAGCTGCCCAAAGCTTTTATTCTCACCTTATTGCCACTCTAAAGGCAACAGGCTGTGTTTTTGTTAGAGATTTTGGAAGTCAGAAGGCACTGCAATGTGGGATGAGTGACTGTAAAAGGAAACAGGGACACAAATATGAAGCTGGTTTTAAAATTCTGCACTTCCTTCCAAAAGCTTTAATGGCATTACCTTCAGTAATCCTACAAACCACAGAAGACTGTCTGAAATACAGAACaatcaaataataaaattatcCTCCCAcagttgtattttctttctcaccaCACAGGAGTCATTCCAGGGCAGCTGGTTTGGGGAACTGCCACATCTTGGGGCAAAACTCCAGGCAATAAAACAAACTGTTAACACTAAACTTGCATTTTTCAGGGTGCTTATCAATCTGGACCATCTTTTTGCATAAACAACTACatttactatttattttgaCTACAGATTTCACTGAAACATTTCACATACCACAGCAGGGCCTCAAACACCCctgacagagagagagagagacaagcTGGAAGCCCCCAGGGTTAAATATTTCCCCCACTACTTGTCTGTTGAACAAACTTTCAGTTCCTGAAGTTTTTCACTTAGATAGGTGGTATCTGCCTCTGTCAGGTTTTCTGAATCTGACAGATTTTCCAGGAATCTGGTTCCTGCACAGGGTTTCCCTGTGATGGGATCTATGACATTTCCAACCTTGAAGACAATTTCAGCCAGTTCGTGTTTCACGTGTTTGCTCCTTCGCTCGGGCAGAGCTTTCAGCAGGACAATGTCCCCAACCACACACTGCTGCAGGGGGTCATGGGCAAAataggtttttcttttgttaaagaactgtggaaggaaaaaaagaaagaagcctTGGCATTAGATTCTTGCTcaacttattttctttcatatataaAATTAGTATTTATTCTTATCGGAAGAGCAGAATTCagaatttttaagaaataaatgaacAGGTTTTTCTGCTGGATAAAATATTGAAATGGGTTCCACAAGAGCCAATATCCAATCCTGACTCTATCCCTAAACTTCTCTTCAAAGGCAAGTTATTCCACCCCATGGACCCATTTCCCTatgtaaaaatgaagaaaatagtattttaacCTCTTGTTTGAAGTGGATTAACAAGGAATACAAACTTTTATAGCACCTCCCAGACAGATTCAAACACTCAGCAATGGCACAATTGTGCAGACagaaaaacagctggaaaacttACTAGAAAAGTGACTCAGAGAATGTCAAGTTTCCAAAGCATATTCCACACcaacatgaaaaaatgaaacCCAAAAGTGTAACCCAACAAAAACTTACCTTCCCAACTGAGATCAAATGAACTAACAAGGCACttcaaagaaatacatttaGCAGAGAATTTGTAAGTCCTCACCCCACAATGCTTCTCATCCTTTGAAGCCAAATCCTTATGCAAGTTCCTTAAGGAGTTGGCGTTGCAGAGTCATCAAAAATTGCAAGAGTCAAACCAACAGAACattcccagaatcccagactattctgagctggaagggacccagaaggatcatcaagtccaactcttcagtcaatggcccacacaggggattgaacccacaaccttggcattattacaaccaagttttaaccaactgagctgatctcagggtcctCCATATAACTCAAACCCCACCATGCAAGACCAGATGTTATTACCTTTAGTAAATAGGGATCCAGCACGAGCCTTGTCACTCTCACTTTGgcagttttctgcattttggtTCCTATGACTTTCCCCACTATCCATTTTGCATGGACAGCTCCACGTGGGACAGACATTGTTTAGTTCTGCTCATCCAGTGCCTGGCAACAAGCAAGGAAATGtgttattttaacaaaataataataaaaaaaaacataactGGTTTCTGATCACCACCAAAATGTTCACATTTCAGACCAACAGCTTAATTAGGTGATTTT
It includes:
- the MRPS17 gene encoding small ribosomal subunit protein uS17m codes for the protein MSVPRGAVHAKWIVGKVIGTKMQKTAKVRVTRLVLDPYLLKFFNKRKTYFAHDPLQQCVVGDIVLLKALPERRSKHVKHELAEIVFKVGNVIDPITGKPCAGTRFLENLSDSENLTEADTTYLSEKLQELKVCSTDK